A window from Toxoplasma gondii ME49 chromosome IX, whole genome shotgun sequence encodes these proteins:
- a CDS encoding Toxoplasma gondii family A protein (encoded by transcript TGME49_266335~3' partial because of sequencing gap, conserved hypothetical.~Signal peptide predicted by SignalP 2.0 HMM (probability 0.995) with cleavage site probability 0.464 at residue 23) has product MALAPVRVVCLAVLMASIRHCATSEISDTLIKTDFSITIPKEGLQANVEKIFHLGPSQTLGVFDFSNSASYLPASPATETGKRSSDQVGSSAFAFENGKCNFDRVIGYNQLFPGYETPLWVRASSPANSDEEGSTEVTTYKFTNPPEENLYGKGQFLHTFPD; this is encoded by the coding sequence ATGGCGTTGGCGCCGGTCCGCGTTGTCTGCCTGGCTGTTCTCATGGCCTCTATCCGACACTGCGCCACCTCTGAGATAAGTGACACTTTGATAAAGACGGATTTCTCGATCACAATCCCCAAAGAGGGACTTCAGGCGAACGTTGAGAAAATCTTTCACCTCGGGCCATCTCAGACTCTAGGTGTGTTCGACTTCTCCAACAGTGCGAGTTACTTGCCGGCAAGCCCCGCCACCGAGACCGGAAAAAGGTCGTCGGATCAGGTCGGCAGCAGTGCTTTTGCGTTTGAGAACGGTAAGTGCAACTTCGACAGAGTCATCGGGTACAACCAACTCTTCCCCGGATACGAGACACCCCTGTGGGTTcgtgcttcctctccagcgAACTCGGACGAGGAGGGGTCGACAGAGGTGACGACGTACAAGTTTACGAATCCTCCCGAAGAGAACTTGTATGGGAAGGGTCAGTTTCTGCATACGTTTCCAGACTG
- a CDS encoding Toxoplasma gondii family A protein (encoded by transcript TGME49_266330~Signal peptide predicted by SignalP 2.0 HMM (probability 0.963) with cleavage site probability 0.450 at residue 23) yields the protein MASAPFRVVCLAVLMASIRHCATSEISDTLIKTDFSITIPKEGLQANVEKIFHLGPSQTLGVFDFSNSASYLPASPATETGKRSSDQVGSSAFAFENGKCNFDRVIGYNQLFPGYETPLRVRASSSANSDGVDSTQVTTYMFTNPPEEKLYGRVSFCVRFKTVRPPTGSEGSSTSTTKPTTVAPQLETEEPAEQHEAEGESTDPVTPGSTPTPPSAEPEQEGNQADGGADTHRPGNGGTGQESPDGEDHENPAAGKPQPEVESQHKQQNDVVEDLQNADNSSQTSPSGGSSSGNPHGNVEIPGTPGSGVVRGEASEQHDHGDSRLQTDKETLGNDKGSLEAEEPSAAVSPVPTEADVHHGDNVHSRRLAEQDETEDTVYLTVVLHSAARSFTTVTALLLAALSVMATALLDAF from the coding sequence ATGGCGTCGGCGCCGTTCCGCGTTGTTTGCCTGGCTGTTCTCATGGCCTCTATCCGACACTGCGCCACCTCTGAGATAAGTGACACTTTGATAAAGACGGATTTCTCGATCACAATCCCCAAAGAGGGACTTCAGGCGAACGTTGAGAAAATCTTTCACCTCGGGCCATCTCAGACTCTAGGTGTGTTCGACTTCTCCAACAGTGCGAGTTACTTGCCGGCAAGCCCCGCCACCGAGACCGGAAAAAGGTCGTCGGATCAGGTCGGCAGCAGTGCTTTTGCGTTTGAGAACGGTAAGTGCAACTTCGACAGAGTCATCGGGTACAACCAACTCTTCCCCGGATACGAGACACCCCTGCGGGTTCgtgcttcctcttcagcgAACTCGGACGGGGTCGATTCGACACAGGTGACGACGTACATGTTTACGAATCCTCCAGAAGAGAAGTTGTATGGAAGGGTTAGTTTTTGTGTTCGCTTCAAAACAGTTAGACCGCCTACAGGCTCGGAGGGAAGTTCGACGTCAACCACGAAGCCGACCACTGTAGCGCCTCAACTGGAAACTGAAGAGCCGGCGGAACAACATGAGGCGGAGGGCGAGAGCACAGACCCGGTGACGCCTGGTAGCACACCTACACCACCCTCTGCCGAGCCCGAGCAAGAGGGGAACCAAGCGGATGGAGGCGCCGACACCCACCGCCCAGGAAACGGCGGGACCGGCCAAGAGTCTCCAGACGGCGAAGATCATGAGAACCCTGCCGCCGGCAAACCCCAACCTGAAGTTGAATCACAACACAAACAGCAGAATGATGTTGTCGAAGACCTGCAGAATGCGGACAACAGCTCCCAAACGTCGCCCTCTGGCGGTAGCAGTTCAGGTAATCCACACGGCAATGTCGAGATTCCAGGCACACCTGGATCCGGAGTCGTGAGAGGAGAAGCTTCAGAGCAACACGATCATGGAGATTCCAGATTGCAAACAGACAAAGAGACTCTGGGAAACGACAAGGGATCGCTCGAGGCCGAGGAACCTTCCGCAGCTGTGTCACCAGTTCCCACTGAGGCTGATGTTCATCATGGTGATAACGTACACTCGCGAAGGCTGGCAGAacaagacgagacagaagacaccgTCTATTTAACGGTTGTACTGCACTCTGCTGCTCGGTCCTTCACCACTGTCACGGCTTTACTCTTGGCTGCTTTGTCTGTCATGGCAACTGCCCTGCTGGATGCCTTTTAG
- a CDS encoding hypothetical protein (encoded by transcript TGME49_266320~Predicted trans-membrane domain (TMHMM2.0):9-32:163-186) produces MAHSWMPGFFCLASGVSITGVVPSVCSVGGASEMMADARRGPPGTTRKTSTSSVGSQNRISLDLQASPSASRSSPVSSPSLCALERSSDPEPDDGEDGALLNVACSRFSSEGDAIRLRQRDSSLKPEHAHRSFLSQFTNVVSAETGGHDCQRFEERSAMRGRRVFSQVVLSLFVLVIVYTIVSSFFCLVRLRADVPDGASARSSLFSSFSFFSEEEEEEDAGVQSLRRLATLSSIPVSVENFARIAAPSLLLLASDDAAFHPAFFSSPSRAAPSAAPRSDGLSSLSSPLPSTSSAARPSAASPSFVESEESEEAQALARERAAASPLTCVELIAVPSDDSQVGGDASLAASLLSILEGSSSAGVDALESNEMFRSLLERVKKRASSQLDAKAPWTLERAALHAGAADKRGEPEGSGDTSAGGARRRPSASLFLPNWRVVASGKTPISASRFGAYTEADLRRHVCVSVDREYGVRFVSLLSALASPVSEEREDAEREGSLAGQRESRTASQQRPSPPSPEDACSGRVSLYDGCSSLPIRLRTPSSSPSSSSSSPSPSSFRSHLGEERFVAHMYWGGTEPLTAKELWSIDSFFASAPRSTLRLHVVFPTPDEDDFLWDSGEAAGSVSPRNQDAGASSETGSKGKENMGGGTFFASWRRRKSDAMRRRIESVRGLHLSQLQLFWRKGYDLQYVQHVTLKPYLVDTPLAARASSLRVSSLADNSALFGLLRRARQATVSDILRVLFLYKEGGLYLDVDVLTLRSFASLPSFLVCENPNFERDEAGLRPPRDDTQAAAKAAQKAWARQRSRDRTAFRPCELTNSVFKFKKKSHLFLRDLLHYIDRHLAAASVGRLAVGKWGLLGPLAFRAVFYRRWVTAGVAGVWQEREREEAEAQERTEGAKAQRRRKPLHQSEETWYVLRFANSPPKPRRLPGAASPTSLEVGESREGDAGDGKEQQEEAAVGPFVRPLWLFGSLSFEPLQPGPQRGRFPVLESDIFWTEERSAEGFLELQILGKSGPFHGLHLFSKALFSKRNEGFLSALRAEPLSVVGILQKTFCTAYCGNDMLRIFSGEEIRQRVPDAVLDKIKAVLSWL; encoded by the exons ATGGCGCACAGCTGGATGCCAGGCTTTTTCTGCCTTGCCAGTGGAGTCTCCATCACAG GCGTTGTTCCATCTGTCTGCAGCGTCGGCGGGGCGTCGGAGATGATGGCGGACGCTCGGCGAGGTCCGCCGGGGACCACCAGGAAGACGTCTACTTCTTCGGTTGGCTCTCAAAATCGTATTTCCCTCGACTTGCAGGCGTCTCCCTCAgcttctcgttcgtctcctgtgtcttctccctctctgtgtgcctTGGAGCGCTCCTCCGATCCAGAACcggacgacggagaagacggagcTCTCCTGAACGTCGCAtgctcgcgtttctcgtctgaAGGCGACGCGATTCGCCTGCGACAGCGGGACTCCTCGCTCAAGCCTGAGCATGCGCAccgctcctttctctcccagtTTACGAAtgttgtctctgcagagactggCGGACATGATTGCCAGCGTTTCGAGGAGCGTTCAGCGATGCGGGGCaggcgcgtcttctctcaggtcgtcttgtctctgttcgtcttGGTGATCGTCTACACcatcgtctcttccttcttctgcctcgtccgGCTGAGAGCCGACGTCCCCGACGGCGCCTCTGCccgctcctcgctcttctcttccttttcgttcttcagtgaggaagaggaggaagaagacgcgggtGTTCAGTCACTGAGACGCCTTGCAACTCTCTCTTCTATCCCGGTCTCGGTTGAGAACTTTGCCAGGATCGCCGCGCCgtccttgcttctcctcgcctccgacGACGCCGCCTTCCaccctgccttcttctccagtccCTCTCGCGCCGCGCCTTCCGCCGCGCCTCGCTCCGACggcctgtcttctctctccagtcctttgccctccacttcttctgctgctcgtCCCTCAGCCGCGAGTCCTTCCTTTGTGGAAtcagaagagagcgaagaggctcAGGCGCTTGCGAGGGAGAGGGCTGCCGCGTCGCCTCTGACTTGCGTTGAACTGATCGCTGTTCCGTCAGACGACTCTCAGGTCGGTGgagacgcgtctctcgctgcgtcgCTGCTGTCAATCCTGGAAGGCAGCTCTTCTGCAGGCGTGGACGCCCTCGAAAGCAACGAGATGTTCCGCTCACTCCTCGAGAGAGTAAAGAAGCGCGCGTCTTCTCAGCTCGACGCCAAGGCGCCCTGGACTCTGGAGCGGGCAGCGCTGCACGCTGGAGCCGCAGACAAGCGCGGCGAGCCGGAAGGGAGCGGAGACACTTCGGCGGGAggggcgaggaggcgcccGAGCGCGTCGTTGTTCCTGCCGAACTGGCGAGTCGTCGCCTCGGGGAAAACTCCGATCTCCGCGTCTCGTTTCGGAGCCTACACAGAGGCGGATCTGCGCCGACATGTCTGTGTGAGTGTGGACCGCGAGTACGGCGTCCGCTTCGTTTCGCTGTTGAgcgctctcgcgtctccggtatccgaggaaagagaagacgctgagagagaaggaagtctAGCCGGTCAACGCGAAAGCCGCACGGCAAGCCAACAACGTCCTTCACCTCCCTCGCctgaagacgcatgcagcggccgcgtctctctctacgacggctgctcttctctgcccatCCGCCTACGTacgccgtcttcttctccctcttcttcttcttcctctccctctccttcttcctttcgtaGCCATTTAGGGGAAGAGAGATTCGTTGCGCACATGTACTGGGGAGGAACAGAGCCGCTGACAGCGAAAGAGTTATGGTCGATCGAcagtttcttcgcctctgcccCCCGCAGCACACTGAGACTCCATGTGGTTTTCCCTACACCAGACGAAGACGATTTCCTCTGGGACAGCGGAGAGGCCGCCGGCTCCGTCTCGCCTCGGAACCAGGACGCGGGCGCGAGCTCGGAGACAGGGTCGAAGGGCAAGGAAAACATGGGGGGTGGGACCTTCTTTGCGTCGTGGAGGAGGCGCAAGAGCGACGCCATGCGGCGACGAATCGAGAGTGTGCGGGGGCTTCACCTCTCTCAGCTTCAACTTTTTTGGCGGAAAGGCTACGACCTGCAGTACGTCCAGCATGTCACCTTGAAGCCGTACCTCGTCG ATACGCCCCTGGCTGCGCGTGCGTCGTCGCTTCGGGTGTCTTCGTTGGCGGACAACAGCGCGTTGTTTGGGCTCCTTCGGCGTGCCCGGCAGGCGACGGTGTCGGACATTTTGCGGGTGCTTTTTCTCTACAAGGAAGGCGGTTTGTACCTTGACGTCGACGTCCTGACCCTGCGGTCCTTTGCCTCTCTGCCGTCCTTTCTGGTCTGCGAAAACCCAAATTTCGAGCGCGACGAAGCAGGCCTTCGCCCACCGCGGGACGATACGCAGGCCGCGGCCAAGGCGGCGCAGAAAGCGTGGGCGAGGCAGCGCAGCCGAGACCGGACGGCGTTTCGGCCGTGCGAGTTGACGAACTCCGTCTTCAAAttcaagaagaagagtcacCTGTTCCTCCGAGACCTCCTGCACTACATCGACCGACAtctcgccgccgcctctgTCGGCCGCCTCGCCGTCGGCAAGTGGGGGCTCCTGgggcctctcgccttccgcgCCGTCTTCTACCGCCGGTGGGTCACGGCGGGAGTCGCAGGCGTCTGGCAGGAgcgcgagcgcgaggaggcCGAAGCTCAAGAGCGTACGGAGGGCGCAAAGGctcagagaaggcggaaaccTCTGCACCAAAGCGAAGAGACTTGGTACGTCTTGCGCTTCGCGAATTCGCCGCCGAAACCTCGGCGCCTCCCCGGCGCTGCGTCTCCGACGTCCTTGGAGGTCGGAGAGAgtcgcgaaggagacgcgggcGATGGAAAAGAAcaacaagaagaagcggctgTAGGGCCATTTGTGCGGCCGCTGTGGCTGTTTGGGAGTCTCTCATTCGAGCCGCTTCAGCCTGGGCCACAGCGAGGCCGCTTTCCAGTTCTGGAGAGCGACATTTTCTGGACAGAGGAGCGAAGTGCCGAGGGCTTTCTCGAGCTGCAGATTCTCGGAAAATCAGGACCTTTCCATGGCCTGCACTTGTTCTCCAAAGCGCTGTTTTCGAAACGAAACGAGGGATTCCTCTCCGCGCTGAGGGCGGAGCCTCTCTCGGTCGTTGGCATCCTGCAGAAAACGTTCTGCACAGCGTACTGCGGCAACGACATGCTGCGCATCTTCTCAGGAGAAGAAATCAGACAGAGGGTCCCAGACGCGGTCCTCGACAAAATCAAGGCCGTTCTCTCCTGGCTGTGA